Within the Bacillus sp. FSL K6-3431 genome, the region TTTAGGTGGGGATCCGCGGAATCCGCTTGGCTCAAGATGGATTGGCTTTGATGCGAAAGGTACTGATGGGCGAATATATGGTTTGCATGGTACAAACGAACCATCAACGATTGGAAAGTATATTTCGCAAGGCTGTATTAGACTGCCGAAAACAACACTTGAACAGTTGTATAATAAAGTGACCAATGGGTCGAAAATATTCATAACCCACTCATCTAAATCATTTGAACAGCTGTCAAAAGAAATTGGAGCGCATGAATAAGTTTTACACATATCTGATTTTGACATTTCCTAAAATGAGAAAAAGCCCCTTGCAATAGTAGCAAAGAGCCTTTTAAACTATCACAGGAATGAGATCCCTGCCATGACTGTTGTAGCGATCATTGAAATGAGCATGAGATAAATAACGACTTTTCGAACTTTTTTATTTGACATCGAGAAGCACTCCTTGGCACGATTTAATTACTTCTATTTTATATCTAAATAACTTTTTAAACAACCCATCCGATAATTTTACTTAAATAGGAAATTCAAAAAGTCACCGAATGATATACAGCGAATTTCTTCGTTGGTA harbors:
- a CDS encoding L,D-transpeptidase, whose amino-acid sequence is MQLILVMMLMIGSSIWPFGAQVLPGDPIIIVNKQTNELAWINHGKIMMTTKVATGKTNDLTPEGLFTIKVKAKNPYYRKKDILGGDPRNPLGSRWIGFDAKGTDGRIYGLHGTNEPSTIGKYISQGCIRLPKTTLEQLYNKVTNGSKIFITHSSKSFEQLSKEIGAHE
- the prli42 gene encoding stressosome-associated protein Prli42; this encodes MSNKKVRKVVIYLMLISMIATTVMAGISFL